In the Candidatus Binatus sp. genome, one interval contains:
- a CDS encoding HAD family hydrolase — translation MQKYRLLILDFDGTLCVTHEAIAYCIRQTFAAFDMPRPGEADIRRTIGMGIGLEETFASLNPILNSEPAPAMSSWITTYRRIYNSGEGQARTRLFPAVRSVLRKVSDSGIAVVLLSNKGEVAVRAAMERLRIAEFISLAACDAPGIQKKPDPDSFKRVIRPAFPHIAPAETLVVGDTSADILFARNVVADSCWASYGYGRAEECFPLKPTFTIQRFADLGTILFQSDAECDR, via the coding sequence ATGCAGAAGTATCGTCTGTTGATACTAGACTTTGACGGAACGTTATGCGTGACCCACGAAGCGATCGCTTACTGCATTCGCCAGACGTTTGCAGCCTTCGATATGCCTCGGCCCGGGGAGGCAGACATCAGGCGAACTATCGGTATGGGAATAGGTCTCGAAGAGACGTTCGCGAGCCTGAACCCGATACTGAATTCGGAACCGGCGCCCGCGATGTCATCGTGGATCACCACCTATCGACGCATTTATAACAGCGGCGAAGGTCAAGCACGAACGCGTCTGTTCCCTGCCGTACGGTCTGTGCTTCGGAAAGTATCTGACTCGGGAATCGCCGTCGTCCTCTTGAGCAACAAGGGTGAGGTAGCAGTCCGCGCCGCAATGGAACGCTTGAGGATCGCAGAATTTATATCGCTCGCGGCTTGTGATGCACCAGGCATCCAAAAGAAACCTGACCCCGATAGCTTCAAAAGAGTCATTCGGCCCGCGTTTCCACACATAGCCCCGGCGGAGACTCTCGTTGTAGGCGATACGAGCGCGGATATTCTCTTCGCGCGAAACGTAGTTGCCGACTCGTGTTGGGCCTCCTACGGCTATGGACGGGCTGAGGAGTGTTTTCCTCTCAAACCGACCTTCACGATCCAGCGCTTCGCCGATTTGGGAACGATTCTATTTCAGTCAGATGCCGAGTGTGACAGGTGA
- a CDS encoding FAD-binding protein — translation MLKIAVCIKQIPLVEEANFDTATRTIKRDGPNVISAFDLRAISLAVELKNLHGADTTVVTMGPPQARDVLQDALAMGMDRAVHLEDRAFAGADTLATARALAIWLARGNFDLILLGKYSLDAETGQVGPEIAELIGAAQITGARKLEIDGRRLRAERESDEGFEEIEAAMPAVITCAERLAQPVKLKPGASEEAKARPIQSVRAAELGGDPKEFGLAGSPTWVQEVRAVVTPKTECKFIDSTDAERAAAEVMSALETIGALNPRAHNRRSIAAVRRAGNRSHDLWIACETDLEGRVTRGTLELLSRGDELASRLGGALVAVGFGGAIARHAGLLASFGADQVLIVEHPALVPYTPEAAAEAVAKLVLTHAPWGILIGATERGRDWGPRLAARLSLGLTGDAIAIELDSEHRMVALKPAFGGNIVAPIYSKTFPQMATVRPGVLELAAPSQDKQAEIRIARPELSPPKSRLIRAHSILDATIAPLEGTEVVVGIGMGIGGPDGVARAAAFARVLGAAICATRRVTDNGWVPRNLQVGLTGKSIDPRLYIALGVRGAPNHTCGLKRADTVVAINNDADALIFERANIGLVADWDSVLPALQDAFQRRLR, via the coding sequence GTGCTCAAGATTGCCGTTTGCATCAAGCAGATACCGCTTGTCGAGGAAGCCAACTTCGACACCGCCACCAGGACCATCAAGCGCGACGGGCCCAATGTGATCAGCGCATTCGATCTGCGCGCGATCTCGCTCGCCGTCGAGCTGAAAAATCTCCACGGCGCCGACACCACTGTCGTCACCATGGGGCCGCCGCAGGCGCGCGACGTGTTGCAGGATGCGCTCGCGATGGGAATGGATCGCGCGGTGCACCTGGAAGACCGCGCTTTCGCGGGTGCGGACACGCTCGCAACGGCGCGTGCGCTCGCGATTTGGCTGGCGCGCGGAAACTTCGATCTCATTTTGCTCGGCAAGTACTCGCTCGATGCGGAGACGGGACAGGTCGGCCCCGAGATCGCGGAACTAATCGGCGCCGCGCAGATAACCGGCGCGCGAAAGCTGGAAATCGACGGCCGCCGGCTGCGCGCCGAGCGCGAAAGCGACGAAGGATTCGAGGAAATCGAGGCCGCGATGCCCGCGGTTATCACCTGCGCCGAGCGCCTCGCGCAGCCGGTCAAGCTGAAGCCGGGTGCGTCCGAGGAGGCGAAGGCCCGGCCGATCCAATCCGTGCGCGCGGCGGAGCTCGGCGGCGATCCGAAAGAATTCGGACTCGCGGGTTCGCCGACGTGGGTGCAGGAGGTTCGCGCCGTCGTGACGCCGAAGACCGAATGCAAGTTTATCGACTCGACCGACGCCGAACGCGCTGCGGCCGAGGTGATGTCGGCACTCGAAACAATCGGCGCGCTCAACCCGCGCGCGCACAATCGCCGTTCGATCGCGGCGGTGCGGCGTGCGGGCAATCGTAGTCATGACCTGTGGATCGCGTGCGAGACCGACCTTGAAGGCCGCGTCACGCGCGGCACGCTTGAGCTGCTTTCACGCGGCGACGAACTCGCGTCGCGACTCGGCGGCGCGCTCGTCGCGGTGGGATTTGGCGGCGCAATCGCGCGACACGCGGGGCTGCTTGCGAGTTTCGGCGCCGACCAGGTGCTGATCGTCGAGCATCCTGCGCTGGTTCCGTACACCCCCGAGGCCGCCGCCGAGGCTGTTGCGAAGCTCGTCTTGACGCACGCGCCGTGGGGAATTTTGATCGGCGCGACCGAGCGCGGGCGCGACTGGGGACCCCGGCTGGCCGCGCGCTTAAGCCTGGGGCTTACCGGCGATGCGATCGCTATCGAGCTCGACTCGGAGCATCGGATGGTCGCGCTCAAGCCGGCCTTCGGCGGCAATATCGTCGCGCCGATTTACTCGAAAACGTTTCCGCAGATGGCGACGGTGCGGCCGGGCGTGCTCGAACTCGCGGCGCCATCGCAAGACAAGCAAGCCGAGATTCGGATCGCGCGTCCTGAGCTGAGCCCGCCGAAAAGCCGGCTCATAAGGGCGCACTCGATCCTCGACGCCACCATTGCACCGCTCGAAGGCACCGAGGTTGTCGTTGGCATCGGCATGGGAATCGGTGGACCTGATGGAGTCGCGCGAGCCGCCGCATTCGCGCGAGTGCTCGGCGCCGCGATATGCGCGACGCGGCGCGTGACGGACAATGGATGGGTGCCGCGGAATTTGCAGGTCGGGTTAACCGGCAAATCGATCGATCCGCGCCTGTATATTGCTCTTGGGGTGCGCGGCGCGCCCAACCATACCTGCGGTCTCAAGCGCGCGGATACGGTCGTCGCAATTAACAACGATGCCGACGCGCTGATCTTCGAGCGCGCGAATATAGGGTTGGTCGCCGATTGGGATAGCGTCCTACCCGCCTTGCAGGATGCCTTCCAGCGCCGCCTTCGATGA
- a CDS encoding helical backbone metal receptor produces the protein MGLYRLAAAAALCVYALVLAPPANAAARMRIVSLAPSVTETLFALGAGPDVVGVSQYCDYPAQVRDLPRVGSFLTPNLEAIIALRPTLVVGLELSSDVRQIRALKSMGYPVLMVSDDTLQQIETSIETVGARIDRQPQAHRLVAKIQAQIAAVQQRLASVKPQRVLMLVGHQPIVAVGAGTYLDELMRIARADNIAAAAGQQWPQLSMEYIIAMRPEVVLDGSMGSDPSSSSDFWEKYPAIPAVRDHRVFGYAQDPILHAGPRVGQSLEIIARMIHPEAWQNLSAGAQQ, from the coding sequence GTGGGATTGTATCGGCTCGCGGCCGCCGCCGCGCTGTGTGTGTATGCTCTGGTGCTCGCGCCGCCGGCCAACGCGGCCGCTCGGATGCGGATCGTATCGCTGGCGCCGTCGGTAACGGAGACACTGTTCGCGCTGGGCGCGGGTCCCGATGTCGTCGGCGTCTCGCAGTATTGTGACTACCCTGCGCAGGTGCGCGATCTGCCGCGGGTCGGCTCCTTTCTGACTCCCAATCTCGAAGCGATCATCGCGCTGCGGCCCACGCTGGTCGTCGGACTTGAACTGTCATCGGACGTGCGCCAGATTCGCGCCTTGAAGTCGATGGGTTATCCGGTGCTGATGGTCAGCGACGATACTTTGCAACAGATCGAAACCAGTATCGAAACGGTGGGCGCGCGAATCGATCGCCAGCCGCAAGCGCATCGGCTCGTCGCGAAGATTCAGGCGCAGATCGCCGCAGTTCAACAGCGCCTGGCAAGCGTAAAGCCGCAGCGTGTGTTGATGCTCGTCGGCCATCAGCCGATCGTCGCGGTGGGCGCCGGCACTTATCTCGATGAGCTCATGCGGATTGCGCGCGCCGACAACATCGCTGCGGCCGCCGGCCAGCAGTGGCCGCAGCTGAGCATGGAGTACATCATCGCGATGCGTCCCGAGGTCGTGCTGGACGGTTCGATGGGCAGCGACCCGTCGTCGTCGAGCGACTTCTGGGAAAAATATCCGGCGATTCCTGCGGTGCGCGACCATCGCGTCTTCGGCTATGCGCAGGATCCCATTCTTCATGCCGGCCCGCGCGTGGGACAGTCGCTCGAGATAATCGCGCGGATGATTCATCCCGAGGCATGGCAAAATCTGTCCGCTGGTGCACAGCAGTGA
- a CDS encoding class I SAM-dependent methyltransferase: protein MADEKQQLDWDKIRQFWMQVSIDIGAAMLGALTYIGDRLGIFSALAEAGAVTSAALADRTGLNERYLREWLSAMTAAGYVNYDASAKSYAMPPEHAMVLAREDSPFFAGGMIEMIVPHVSMAPKVMASFKNGGGVSQSEYPPETWEAMERSSASLFRNQLIRNWLPAMAQVVAKLNEGGSSLDVGCGSGRASIEIASAFPKAQVFGFDAHLGSVERARANAKAAGLDGRIKFDVVDCTRLPAAQFDFISTIDVVHDSVHPDALLKSIRAALKPDGTYLMVEVNVSSNLEDNINPMGRLMYSISTLYCMTTSLAHGGAGIGACMGEAKARELVAAAGFKHFRRLPVGDMFSALYEIRA, encoded by the coding sequence ATGGCCGACGAGAAACAGCAGCTCGATTGGGACAAGATCAGGCAATTCTGGATGCAGGTATCGATTGATATCGGCGCCGCGATGCTCGGTGCGCTGACCTATATCGGCGATCGGCTGGGAATCTTCAGCGCGCTGGCCGAAGCGGGCGCCGTTACCAGCGCGGCGCTTGCGGATCGGACGGGCCTCAACGAGCGGTATCTGCGCGAATGGCTCAGTGCGATGACGGCGGCTGGATATGTGAATTACGACGCCTCGGCGAAGAGCTACGCGATGCCGCCCGAGCATGCGATGGTGCTGGCGCGCGAGGACTCGCCGTTTTTCGCCGGCGGCATGATCGAAATGATCGTCCCTCATGTGTCGATGGCGCCGAAAGTGATGGCATCATTCAAGAACGGGGGCGGCGTATCGCAGAGCGAGTATCCGCCCGAGACGTGGGAGGCGATGGAGCGTTCGTCAGCCTCGCTATTCCGGAATCAGTTGATTCGCAATTGGCTGCCGGCGATGGCGCAGGTGGTCGCGAAGCTGAACGAAGGCGGCTCGTCGCTGGACGTTGGCTGTGGCAGCGGCCGCGCGTCGATCGAGATCGCATCCGCATTTCCCAAGGCCCAGGTTTTCGGCTTCGACGCGCACCTCGGCTCGGTGGAGCGCGCGCGTGCAAACGCGAAAGCCGCCGGCCTGGACGGCCGGATCAAGTTTGACGTCGTCGATTGCACCAGGCTGCCGGCCGCGCAGTTCGATTTCATCTCGACCATCGACGTGGTGCATGATTCCGTCCATCCGGACGCGCTGCTGAAATCGATTCGAGCCGCGCTCAAACCCGACGGCACTTACCTGATGGTCGAGGTAAACGTGTCGTCGAATCTCGAAGACAACATCAATCCGATGGGGCGGCTGATGTATTCGATAAGCACGCTGTACTGCATGACGACGTCGCTGGCGCACGGCGGCGCGGGAATCGGCGCGTGCATGGGCGAGGCGAAGGCGCGCGAGCTGGTCGCCGCGGCGGGATTCAAGCACTTTCGCCGCCTGCCAGTCGGGGATATGTTTTCGGCGCTCTACGAAATCCGCGCGTAG
- a CDS encoding DUF5677 domain-containing protein: MSDFVEEPLASRGFADLAKRIHGLADALRTKLMTDRVQTTPSKIAVIFFFGRFLKTYQAAVELLRMGFWQDAAVLARVLREVEYQVRWIVTGGDETARLFLQDYQRNRRRVLRTVVEHGDPEIKVKAQEIVNSTAADETLDEWWRNWWSRKPNEGIGWLAEKVGHKAAHRFEYATLSAFVHTSPALMDFYFHEPTDAVGVVLESRPGISVENREFANLVVFSIFAASADICGAFAQRMGFGFEDELTRIGDQIRQFASDRPRPQE, translated from the coding sequence ATGTCTGATTTCGTTGAGGAACCACTCGCCTCGCGCGGTTTCGCCGATCTCGCCAAGCGGATACACGGATTGGCCGACGCTCTGCGCACCAAGCTGATGACCGACCGGGTGCAGACCACACCCTCGAAAATCGCCGTGATTTTCTTCTTCGGGAGATTCCTCAAAACATATCAGGCTGCCGTAGAACTTCTGCGAATGGGCTTTTGGCAGGACGCGGCGGTTCTAGCACGCGTTTTGAGAGAAGTGGAATATCAAGTTCGCTGGATAGTGACTGGTGGCGATGAGACTGCGCGACTCTTCTTGCAAGACTACCAGCGAAACCGACGGAGGGTCTTGCGCACAGTGGTGGAACACGGAGACCCTGAGATAAAGGTTAAGGCCCAAGAGATAGTTAACAGTACCGCTGCTGACGAGACGCTCGACGAATGGTGGCGAAATTGGTGGAGCAGGAAGCCGAATGAAGGAATCGGCTGGCTGGCCGAAAAGGTCGGACATAAGGCAGCACATCGGTTTGAATACGCGACGCTGTCTGCTTTCGTTCACACCTCACCAGCATTGATGGATTTCTATTTCCATGAGCCGACGGATGCGGTCGGCGTCGTCTTGGAGAGCCGACCGGGAATATCTGTAGAGAACCGCGAATTCGCAAATCTAGTGGTCTTCAGTATTTTTGCAGCGTCCGCCGACATATGCGGCGCTTTCGCACAGCGAATGGGATTCGGATTCGAAGACGAGCTTACGCGAATCGGCGACCAAATCCGCCAGTTCGCATCAGATCGTCCGCGACCGCAAGAGTGA
- a CDS encoding RNA polymerase sigma factor region1.1 domain-containing protein, protein MKQKYEGKDLQGLVDLGREQGYLTFEQVNDYLPQDVASPTDLRAALDSFEDLDIKVLEEVPT, encoded by the coding sequence ATGAAGCAGAAGTACGAAGGTAAAGACCTACAGGGTCTGGTTGATCTCGGCCGTGAGCAGGGCTACCTGACCTTCGAGCAGGTCAACGACTACCTGCCGCAGGATGTAGCTTCACCAACCGACCTGCGCGCCGCGCTGGACAGCTTCGAGGACCTTGATATCAAGGTGCTCGAGGAAGTCCCGAC
- a CDS encoding ABC transporter ATP-binding protein has protein sequence MTTTSRDTAAAMRASAIHAGYPGVPVLHGVSIEVAAGEMLAIVGPNGAGKSTLLKVLGGSIKPGAGSVELFGRPLDSIDRREFARTVASVGQENAVAFRFTVLEIVLMGRAPHLGAFGFESPHDLEIASAALDRFDLLELAARHVQELSGGERKRVFLARALAQEPKVALLDEPTAFLDLKHVAEIFARFRELCAERGMAVVATLHDLNAAALYADRVLLLADGAAVAYGTPAEVLTVENLRRVYETEVYVGRNPSTGALIILPAALPSARA, from the coding sequence ATGACGACGACATCGCGCGACACCGCCGCCGCCATGCGTGCGAGCGCGATCCACGCGGGATATCCGGGAGTACCCGTGCTGCATGGCGTCTCGATCGAAGTGGCGGCCGGCGAAATGCTCGCCATCGTCGGTCCAAACGGGGCAGGCAAGTCCACCCTGCTCAAGGTGCTCGGCGGCTCGATAAAACCGGGCGCGGGAAGCGTCGAACTTTTCGGCCGCCCGCTCGATTCGATCGATCGCCGGGAATTCGCGCGCACGGTTGCGTCGGTTGGCCAGGAAAACGCGGTCGCATTTCGCTTCACGGTGCTGGAAATCGTGCTGATGGGACGCGCGCCGCATCTCGGCGCCTTCGGCTTCGAGAGCCCGCACGATTTGGAAATCGCATCCGCGGCGCTCGACCGCTTCGACCTGCTCGAGCTTGCCGCGCGCCACGTTCAGGAACTGTCCGGCGGCGAACGCAAGCGCGTGTTCCTGGCCCGCGCGCTCGCACAGGAGCCGAAGGTTGCACTGCTCGACGAGCCGACCGCATTTCTCGATCTCAAGCACGTCGCGGAAATTTTCGCGCGCTTTCGCGAGCTGTGCGCCGAGCGCGGCATGGCCGTCGTTGCGACGCTGCACGATCTCAATGCCGCCGCGCTCTATGCCGATCGCGTGCTGCTGCTCGCCGATGGGGCCGCGGTCGCGTATGGAACACCAGCGGAAGTTCTGACCGTGGAGAATCTGCGGCGGGTTTACGAGACCGAGGTGTACGTCGGGCGCAATCCCTCGACGGGCGCGCTCATAATTCTACCCGCCGCACTTCCCTCTGCCCGCGCGTAG
- a CDS encoding DNA polymerase domain-containing protein → MTTYQEISAQFYGNRLLFGDPAEPGVVAVEAASNTEIDVYRRLSGKLARERRPIRLFALVENAALLEGFSPAHETRTLEGDFRYRMLVTFGSLDALDAARRHLRNATGKAPNAPDAPYLVLADPVEQHLMLSGTTFFIGMDFSELRRLQLDIETYISPGFEFPSAARAGDRVIAISLTDSTGFERLLRGTEMDERALLDEMVRIVQERDPDVVEGHNLFRFDLEYLETRARRHKMKLKLGRDGGELRARPSRMQIAERSIAYRRYDIPGRSIIDTWILAQHYDISSRELESLGLKQLAQHFGLARKGRVYIDASKISHYFEHEPEKLYEYALDDARETRALAETLSPSYFVQAQIFPYSYQSAVLRGNATKIDALMMRAYLAAGHSIPEPSPPSPVAGGYTEVRRCGVAHGVLHCDVTSLYPSLMLQYRHAPAADRLGVFLKMLGDLRSFRVQAKALARELKGIERRNADALQQTFKILINSFYGYLGFSLGHFNDFGAANAVTRRGRDLIQRAVAKLEEHGAQVIEVDTDGIYFVPPPDGASEEGADRLLEQVGSIMPEGIRLEIDGRYRAMFSYKMKNYVLMDEAGKMTIRGSGLRSRGLERFQRRFMEQMFRLLLEDRRGEIEKLHGDYRARLARHEIGIADLMKTETIQDSLDTYRKKIGDNSRNPAAAYELALKAERQYLAGDQISYYVTGRGARAAVNASAKMAAEYDPDHPDENVEYYQAKLADLFEKFRVFVERPGLFAPAADDEGKPAQLSMFAAPQSKPEEEKAPEK, encoded by the coding sequence ATGACTACTTACCAAGAGATTTCGGCTCAGTTTTACGGCAACCGCCTGCTGTTCGGCGATCCCGCCGAGCCGGGCGTGGTCGCGGTCGAGGCCGCATCGAACACCGAGATCGACGTTTACCGGCGCCTGTCGGGCAAGCTTGCGCGCGAGCGCCGTCCGATTCGGCTGTTTGCGCTGGTCGAGAATGCTGCCTTGCTCGAAGGTTTCAGCCCCGCGCATGAGACGCGCACGCTCGAGGGCGATTTCCGTTACCGGATGCTCGTCACCTTCGGCTCGCTCGACGCTCTGGACGCCGCTAGGCGCCATCTCAGGAACGCAACCGGCAAGGCGCCTAACGCGCCTGACGCGCCGTATCTGGTGTTGGCCGATCCGGTCGAGCAGCATCTGATGCTGAGCGGGACCACGTTTTTCATCGGGATGGATTTCAGCGAGCTGCGCCGCCTCCAGCTCGATATCGAGACCTATATCTCGCCGGGGTTTGAATTTCCGTCGGCGGCGCGCGCGGGCGATCGGGTTATCGCGATCTCGCTCACCGACTCGACCGGCTTCGAGCGCTTGCTCAGGGGCACCGAGATGGACGAACGCGCGCTGCTCGACGAGATGGTGCGGATTGTCCAGGAGCGCGACCCCGACGTCGTCGAGGGCCACAACCTGTTCCGGTTCGATCTCGAATACCTGGAGACGCGGGCGCGCCGCCACAAAATGAAGCTCAAGCTGGGGCGCGATGGCGGCGAGCTTCGCGCCCGCCCGTCGCGGATGCAGATTGCGGAGCGTTCGATCGCCTACCGCCGCTACGACATCCCCGGCCGCAGCATCATAGATACGTGGATCCTCGCGCAGCACTACGATATCTCGAGCCGCGAACTGGAGAGCCTGGGGCTGAAGCAGCTTGCGCAACACTTCGGGCTGGCGCGCAAGGGTCGCGTGTATATCGACGCGTCGAAAATCAGCCACTACTTCGAACACGAACCGGAAAAGCTCTACGAGTACGCGCTCGACGACGCGCGTGAGACGCGCGCGCTGGCCGAGACCCTCTCTCCCAGTTACTTCGTGCAAGCGCAGATATTCCCGTACTCGTACCAGAGCGCGGTGCTGCGCGGCAATGCGACCAAGATCGACGCGCTCATGATGCGCGCCTACCTGGCTGCGGGGCATTCCATTCCCGAGCCGTCGCCGCCGAGCCCGGTCGCGGGCGGCTACACGGAGGTTCGCCGATGCGGCGTCGCCCACGGCGTCCTGCACTGCGACGTGACCTCGCTGTATCCGTCGTTGATGCTGCAATATCGGCATGCGCCGGCCGCCGACCGCCTGGGCGTGTTCCTCAAGATGCTTGGCGACCTGCGCAGCTTCCGGGTGCAGGCCAAGGCGCTCGCGCGCGAACTCAAGGGTATCGAGCGGCGCAACGCCGACGCGCTCCAGCAGACGTTCAAGATTCTGATCAATTCATTTTACGGCTACCTGGGTTTTTCGCTCGGCCATTTCAATGACTTCGGCGCGGCCAACGCGGTAACCAGGCGCGGCCGCGATCTGATTCAGCGCGCGGTGGCGAAACTCGAAGAGCACGGCGCGCAGGTTATCGAGGTCGATACCGACGGAATCTATTTTGTGCCGCCACCCGACGGCGCCAGCGAAGAAGGCGCGGACAGGCTCCTGGAGCAGGTTGGATCGATTATGCCCGAGGGAATCCGGCTGGAAATCGACGGCCGTTACCGCGCGATGTTCTCCTACAAAATGAAAAACTACGTCCTGATGGACGAGGCGGGAAAGATGACGATTCGCGGCTCGGGGCTGCGCTCGCGCGGACTCGAACGCTTCCAGCGCCGCTTCATGGAACAGATGTTCCGCCTGCTGCTGGAGGATCGGCGCGGCGAAATTGAGAAACTCCACGGCGACTATCGCGCGCGTCTCGCTCGCCACGAAATCGGAATCGCCGATCTGATGAAGACCGAGACGATCCAGGACTCGCTCGACACTTATCGCAAGAAGATCGGTGACAACAGCCGCAATCCCGCGGCCGCCTACGAGCTGGCGCTCAAGGCCGAGCGGCAGTACCTGGCCGGCGATCAAATTTCATACTACGTCACCGGGCGCGGCGCGCGTGCGGCGGTGAACGCGTCCGCGAAGATGGCGGCGGAGTACGATCCGGACCATCCCGACGAAAACGTGGAGTACTACCAGGCCAAGCTTGCCGACCTTTTCGAAAAATTCCGGGTCTTCGTCGAGCGCCCCGGCCTGTTCGCGCCAGCCGCGGATGACGAGGGCAAGCCGGCTCAGCTCTCGATGTTCGCCGCCCCGCAATCCAAGCCCGAAGAAGAGAAGGCGCCCGAAAAGTAG
- a CDS encoding DUF1778 domain-containing protein yields the protein MATAATRNDRIELRATREEKQLISEAAAHEQLDLTRFIMRNVLPVARGVVERSERIVLSERDSKRVLQLLEKPPKPTAALIAAARRLAKRER from the coding sequence ATGGCAACCGCAGCTACTCGAAACGATCGGATCGAACTACGCGCAACCCGCGAGGAAAAGCAGCTCATTTCCGAGGCGGCGGCGCATGAGCAGCTCGACCTCACGCGGTTCATCATGCGCAACGTCCTTCCGGTGGCGCGTGGCGTAGTGGAGCGATCCGAGCGCATCGTGCTTTCGGAGCGTGATTCGAAGCGTGTGCTCCAATTGTTGGAGAAACCGCCTAAGCCCACGGCAGCGCTGATCGCCGCAGCCAGGCGGCTGGCAAAGCGTGAGCGGTAG
- a CDS encoding iron ABC transporter permease, whose translation MNAAASKPPSHLTRSRLLSILAALAILLIVCAAAAALFGSAHISLVRAFSDPTSPDHAIFFGARLPRVLMGVIVGAMLAAVGTALQALVRNPLAEGGILGISGGGALGAILALVMSAKLGGGEAAVPLCAFGAALLSTVAVYRLAMVDGQLEPFTLLLVGVIFNAFWGAAIMLVNSVVNFYYAHSILFWLMGSLEAPTYGEAASVAGLGLAGFAVLMFQARDLNLLSLGDESAAELGVDVDRLRRTIFVATSVMIGAAVSVSGIISFVGLIVPHTLRLIFGADHRLLLPASLIGGAAFMVAADLVARVAIAPAEIPVGAITALCGGPFFIYMLRREGRRPLSL comes from the coding sequence GTGAACGCGGCCGCAAGCAAACCGCCGTCGCACCTGACGCGCTCGCGGCTGCTCTCGATACTGGCGGCGCTGGCAATCCTGCTGATCGTTTGCGCGGCCGCAGCCGCGCTGTTTGGCAGCGCGCATATCAGCCTCGTGCGCGCATTTTCCGACCCCACCAGTCCCGATCACGCGATTTTCTTCGGCGCCCGATTGCCGCGTGTGCTGATGGGCGTGATCGTCGGCGCGATGCTGGCCGCGGTCGGAACGGCTCTGCAAGCGCTCGTGCGCAATCCGCTGGCAGAGGGTGGCATCCTCGGAATCTCCGGCGGCGGCGCGCTCGGCGCGATACTCGCGCTGGTGATGTCCGCGAAACTCGGCGGCGGCGAGGCGGCCGTCCCACTGTGCGCATTCGGCGCGGCGCTGCTCTCGACGGTGGCGGTTTACCGGCTCGCGATGGTTGACGGCCAGCTTGAGCCGTTCACGCTGCTGCTGGTCGGCGTGATTTTCAACGCGTTCTGGGGCGCGGCAATCATGCTGGTGAACAGCGTCGTCAACTTCTACTACGCGCATAGCATCCTGTTCTGGCTGATGGGCAGCCTCGAGGCGCCGACCTATGGCGAAGCGGCGAGCGTCGCGGGTTTGGGACTGGCCGGCTTCGCCGTGCTGATGTTTCAAGCTCGCGATCTGAACCTGCTCAGTCTCGGCGACGAGTCGGCTGCCGAACTTGGGGTTGACGTGGACCGGCTGCGGCGCACAATCTTCGTTGCGACCTCGGTCATGATCGGCGCCGCGGTCTCCGTCAGCGGAATCATTTCGTTCGTCGGACTGATCGTTCCGCATACTTTGAGATTGATCTTCGGCGCGGATCATCGGCTGCTGCTGCCCGCGTCGCTGATCGGCGGCGCCGCATTCATGGTCGCGGCGGACCTGGTCGCGCGCGTCGCAATCGCCCCGGCCGAAATTCCCGTCGGCGCGATCACCGCGCTCTGCGGCGGCCCGTTCTTCATCTACATGCTGCGGCGCGAAGGCAGGAGACCGCTTTCGCTATGA